A single Papilio machaon chromosome 12, ilPapMach1.1, whole genome shotgun sequence DNA region contains:
- the LOC123721447 gene encoding uncharacterized protein LOC123721447 isoform X1, with translation MRHISDPKLEKKVTFARLLNKVSAEMSSSSDVDMVNTIAIPMAVIADRTVKTKASSTPPSPGVEVRSPHSTSSNQGSDSMSSLDLTLAHAALKKYSRTPKISSADSILAMFRNFSSSTAAVSRASSGGISASSTPTASSPQDDTVDDDISLASSHVPSLAPDSPVARPHNTIEIQVLDPLSAHKSTNSGSNLLHPPSILLEVPSTINKCLSPIRELPTPLPTPLPTPLATPLPSPRMPRSKMESDIKSESTACLSPSEDELDEIKPEKTERPTAGLRLKLRQPAISIDTPTPSTHVTDSPTPSFTHSQDSEREMSSPSPAPPTLRVPVLMIERPSPGSPPPRRTPPHLEFQPPPLITVTYNASEESDEPLSPRPPPPSGNMCYLSPFSMSARGERAPSESNLSSSGYSSMASPGPSRCGSSNPLCPSEMEDPGSGGGPSCFQSRRRPLMKTNSSPAGSSNDTNERRRGRSDSETLSDDPLLESNDEGIGTDERVDDVPSSAKEMENLVLLKETLEIPQICSPSGVTKCSIVKCISVERGLDERTSLKPPMLLSDGSRPLSPVSSRSESPLSDKTGLGRFSPQFYGRQLPFTDSDGLYDFPSSECVKGGICKAGNNAHRKAGRRRDRRTTRTVSQDVSVATKTTLPHMPHSMHNLLEVPCCNRGRKVGRRRSRSQAPALASSSSSEDTVSNASVASVASARELRLPPDLEMQPCEVRQRKLLRRQKCRSSEDTSSKISSSLDLNEDSRKPVKVNKLRTISNQIRFLRRLERSLKMKESYPALSDDEGDESSSVTSPLLQGRKEMNPMGGHAISAPLLGAARPKMMRQRRYDKSLLSEDNRTLNAAGNDNSD, from the exons ATGAGGCACATTTCGGACCCAAAGCTGGAAAAGAAAGTGACTTTTGCtaggttattaaataaagtttcagcTGAAATGAGTTCCAGTTCTGACGTAGACATGGTAAACACTATCGCTATTCCCATGGCTGTCATAGCTGATAGAACTGTTAAGACTAAAGCTTCGAGTACTCCCCCATCCCCGGGTGTAGAAGTTAGATCTCCACATAGCACGTCAAGCAATCAAGGCAGCGACTCTATGTCAAGCCTAGACTTGACTTTAGCTCATGCTGCCTTAAAGAAGTATTCGAG aACTCCAAAAATTTCAAGTGCGGACTCAATACTAGCAATGTTCCGAAACTTCTCGTCATCAACCGCCGCTGTGTCCAGAGCGTCTTCCGGCGGAATATCGGCGTCCAGCACACCAACTGCCTCGTCTCCACAGGATGACACCGTCGACGACGACATATCTCTCGCCTCATCGCACGTACCCTCGCTAGCGCCCGATTCACCGGTTGCTAGACCTCACAATACTATCGAGATTCag GTTCTTGATCCGTTGAGCGCTCACAAATCAACTAATTCAGGAAGCAATCTACTTCACCCGCCCTCAATCCTTCTTGAAGTTCCGAGTACTATAAACAAATGCCTATCACCAATACGAGAGCTGCCCACTCCTTTACCAACACCTCTACCAACTCCCTTAGCAACGCCGTTACCTTCGCCAAGAATGCCAAGATCCAAAATGGAATCAGATATCAAGAGTGAATCAACAGCCTGCCTTTCTCCTAGTGAAGATGAATTAGATGAAATCAAACCGGAAAAAACTGAACGGCCCACTGCAGGCTTAAGATTAAag ttAAGACAGCCAGCGATTAGTATAGACACGCCGACGCCGTCCACTCACGTGACAGATTCACCTACTCCCAGTTTCACCCACAGCCAGGATTCTGAACGCGAGATGTCTTCTCCATCACCTGCGCCACCAACATTAAGAGTTCCAGTCCTCATGATTGAGCGACCGTCACCAGGCTCGCCACCACCTAGACGAACACCTCCACATTTAGAATTCCAGCCACCGCCATTGATAACAGTCACCTATAATGCTAGCGAAGAATCAGACGAACCACTTTCTCCGAGACCCCCGCCGCCATCAGGAAACATGTGCTATTTAAGTCCATTTTCAATGTCCGCTCGCGGGGAAAGAGCTCCTTCAGAATCAAATCTATCATCATCTGGATACAGTTCCATGGCAAGCCCGGGTCCGTCCCGGTGCGGTTCGAGCAATCCCCTATGTCCTTCAGAAATGGAAGACCCGGGGTCAGGAGGTGGACCATCGTGTTTTCAGTCGAGACGACGACCTTTGATGAAGACCAATTCAAGTCCTGCCGGTTCGAGTAACGATACTAATGAAAGGCGACGCGGCAGATCCGATTCGGAAACTTTGTCCGATGATCCTCTGCTGGAGTCTAATGACGAAGGAATTGGCACCGATGAAAGAGTTGATGACGTACCCTCAAGCGCTAAAGAAATGGAAAATTTGGTCCTTTTGAAGGAGACTTTAGAGATACCTCAAATTTGTTCCCCAAGTGGTGTAACGAAATGTTCCATTGTGAAGTGCATAAGTGTTGAGAGGGGATTAGATGAAAGAACGAGCTTGAAGCCACCGATGTTGCTGTCTGACGGCAGCCGACCGCTCAGCCCCGTTAGCTCTCGTAGTGAAAGTCCACTCAGTGATAAAACGGGCCTGGGAAGATTTTCTCCGCAGTTTTATGGACGTCAGCTGCCGTTTACAGATTCAGATGGCCTGTACGATTTTCCTAGTTCTGAGTGTGTAAAGGGAGGTATCTGTAAAGCAGGAAATAATGCGCACAGAAAAGCTGGCAGAAGAAGAGATCGACGGACAACGAGAACTGTTTCACAAGATGTGTCAGTCGCAACTAAAACAACACTTCCTCATATGCCGCATTCAATGCACAATTTGCTTGAG GTGCCATGTTGCAATCGCGGCCGCAAAGTGGGCAGACGTCGGTCCCGGTCGCAGGCGCCGGCGCTGGCCTCTTCCTCATCATCCGAAGACACCGTGAGCAATGCTTCCGTGGCATCTGTGGCATCAGCAAGGGAACTACGACTACCGCCAGATTTAGAAATGCAG CCGTGTGAGGTCCGCCAAAGGAAACTGCTTCGGAGACAAAAGTGCCGTAGTTCTGAG GATACTTCATCAAAAATATCATCGAGCTTGGACCTGAATGAAGACTCGCGTAAGCCGGTCAAAGTCAACAAGCTGAGGACCATAAGCAATCAAATAAG ATTTCTCCGTCGACTGGAACGCAGCTTAAAAATGAAGGAAAGTTATCCCGCGCTGTCAGACGATGAAGGTGACGAATCGTCGAGTGTCACATCACCTTTGCTGCAAGGACGGAAAGAGATGAATCCGATGGGAGGCCACGCGATATCAGCGCCTCTGCTGGGTGCCGCGAGACCTAAAATGATGAGGCAAAGGCGATACGACAAATCGTTGTTAAGTGAGGACAACAGGACGTTAAATGCCGCGGGGAACGACAACTCTGATTAA
- the LOC123721447 gene encoding serine/arginine repetitive matrix protein 1-like isoform X2, whose amino-acid sequence MRHISDPKLEKKVTFARLLNKVSAEMSSSSDVDMVNTIAIPMAVIADRTVKTKASSTPPSPGVEVRSPHSTSSNQGSDSMSSLDLTLAHAALKKYSRTPKISSADSILAMFRNFSSSTAAVSRASSGGISASSTPTASSPQDDTVDDDISLASSHVPSLAPDSPVARPHNTIEIQVLDPLSAHKSTNSGSNLLHPPSILLEVPSTINKCLSPIRELPTPLPTPLPTPLATPLPSPRMPRSKMESDIKSESTACLSPSEDELDEIKPEKTERPTAGLRLKLRQPAISIDTPTPSTHVTDSPTPSFTHSQDSEREMSSPSPAPPTLRVPVLMIERPSPGSPPPRRTPPHLEFQPPPLITVTYNASEESDEPLSPRPPPPSGNMCYLSPFSMSARGERAPSESNLSSSGYSSMASPGPSRCGSSNPLCPSEMEDPGSGGGPSCFQSRRRPLMKTNSSPAGSSNDTNERRRGRSDSETLSDDPLLESNDEGIGTDERVDDVPSSAKEMENLVLLKETLEIPQICSPSGVTKCSIVKCISVERGLDERTSLKPPMLLSDGSRPLSPVSSRSESPLSDKTGLGRFSPQFYGRQLPFTDSDGLYDFPSSECVKGGICKAGNNAHRKAGRRRDRRTTRTVSQDVSVATKTTLPHMPHSMHNLLEVPCCNRGRKVGRRRSRSQAPALASSSSSEDTVSNASVASVASARELRLPPDLEMQDTSSKISSSLDLNEDSRKPVKVNKLRTISNQIRFLRRLERSLKMKESYPALSDDEGDESSSVTSPLLQGRKEMNPMGGHAISAPLLGAARPKMMRQRRYDKSLLSEDNRTLNAAGNDNSD is encoded by the exons ATGAGGCACATTTCGGACCCAAAGCTGGAAAAGAAAGTGACTTTTGCtaggttattaaataaagtttcagcTGAAATGAGTTCCAGTTCTGACGTAGACATGGTAAACACTATCGCTATTCCCATGGCTGTCATAGCTGATAGAACTGTTAAGACTAAAGCTTCGAGTACTCCCCCATCCCCGGGTGTAGAAGTTAGATCTCCACATAGCACGTCAAGCAATCAAGGCAGCGACTCTATGTCAAGCCTAGACTTGACTTTAGCTCATGCTGCCTTAAAGAAGTATTCGAG aACTCCAAAAATTTCAAGTGCGGACTCAATACTAGCAATGTTCCGAAACTTCTCGTCATCAACCGCCGCTGTGTCCAGAGCGTCTTCCGGCGGAATATCGGCGTCCAGCACACCAACTGCCTCGTCTCCACAGGATGACACCGTCGACGACGACATATCTCTCGCCTCATCGCACGTACCCTCGCTAGCGCCCGATTCACCGGTTGCTAGACCTCACAATACTATCGAGATTCag GTTCTTGATCCGTTGAGCGCTCACAAATCAACTAATTCAGGAAGCAATCTACTTCACCCGCCCTCAATCCTTCTTGAAGTTCCGAGTACTATAAACAAATGCCTATCACCAATACGAGAGCTGCCCACTCCTTTACCAACACCTCTACCAACTCCCTTAGCAACGCCGTTACCTTCGCCAAGAATGCCAAGATCCAAAATGGAATCAGATATCAAGAGTGAATCAACAGCCTGCCTTTCTCCTAGTGAAGATGAATTAGATGAAATCAAACCGGAAAAAACTGAACGGCCCACTGCAGGCTTAAGATTAAag ttAAGACAGCCAGCGATTAGTATAGACACGCCGACGCCGTCCACTCACGTGACAGATTCACCTACTCCCAGTTTCACCCACAGCCAGGATTCTGAACGCGAGATGTCTTCTCCATCACCTGCGCCACCAACATTAAGAGTTCCAGTCCTCATGATTGAGCGACCGTCACCAGGCTCGCCACCACCTAGACGAACACCTCCACATTTAGAATTCCAGCCACCGCCATTGATAACAGTCACCTATAATGCTAGCGAAGAATCAGACGAACCACTTTCTCCGAGACCCCCGCCGCCATCAGGAAACATGTGCTATTTAAGTCCATTTTCAATGTCCGCTCGCGGGGAAAGAGCTCCTTCAGAATCAAATCTATCATCATCTGGATACAGTTCCATGGCAAGCCCGGGTCCGTCCCGGTGCGGTTCGAGCAATCCCCTATGTCCTTCAGAAATGGAAGACCCGGGGTCAGGAGGTGGACCATCGTGTTTTCAGTCGAGACGACGACCTTTGATGAAGACCAATTCAAGTCCTGCCGGTTCGAGTAACGATACTAATGAAAGGCGACGCGGCAGATCCGATTCGGAAACTTTGTCCGATGATCCTCTGCTGGAGTCTAATGACGAAGGAATTGGCACCGATGAAAGAGTTGATGACGTACCCTCAAGCGCTAAAGAAATGGAAAATTTGGTCCTTTTGAAGGAGACTTTAGAGATACCTCAAATTTGTTCCCCAAGTGGTGTAACGAAATGTTCCATTGTGAAGTGCATAAGTGTTGAGAGGGGATTAGATGAAAGAACGAGCTTGAAGCCACCGATGTTGCTGTCTGACGGCAGCCGACCGCTCAGCCCCGTTAGCTCTCGTAGTGAAAGTCCACTCAGTGATAAAACGGGCCTGGGAAGATTTTCTCCGCAGTTTTATGGACGTCAGCTGCCGTTTACAGATTCAGATGGCCTGTACGATTTTCCTAGTTCTGAGTGTGTAAAGGGAGGTATCTGTAAAGCAGGAAATAATGCGCACAGAAAAGCTGGCAGAAGAAGAGATCGACGGACAACGAGAACTGTTTCACAAGATGTGTCAGTCGCAACTAAAACAACACTTCCTCATATGCCGCATTCAATGCACAATTTGCTTGAG GTGCCATGTTGCAATCGCGGCCGCAAAGTGGGCAGACGTCGGTCCCGGTCGCAGGCGCCGGCGCTGGCCTCTTCCTCATCATCCGAAGACACCGTGAGCAATGCTTCCGTGGCATCTGTGGCATCAGCAAGGGAACTACGACTACCGCCAGATTTAGAAATGCAG GATACTTCATCAAAAATATCATCGAGCTTGGACCTGAATGAAGACTCGCGTAAGCCGGTCAAAGTCAACAAGCTGAGGACCATAAGCAATCAAATAAG ATTTCTCCGTCGACTGGAACGCAGCTTAAAAATGAAGGAAAGTTATCCCGCGCTGTCAGACGATGAAGGTGACGAATCGTCGAGTGTCACATCACCTTTGCTGCAAGGACGGAAAGAGATGAATCCGATGGGAGGCCACGCGATATCAGCGCCTCTGCTGGGTGCCGCGAGACCTAAAATGATGAGGCAAAGGCGATACGACAAATCGTTGTTAAGTGAGGACAACAGGACGTTAAATGCCGCGGGGAACGACAACTCTGATTAA